The stretch of DNA CCACCACCGGGTCATCAACCACTCGGCTATCCACCACCGGGCTATCCGCCACCCGGGTACGGCGTACCGCTGGCCCTCAAGCCCGGCGTGATTCCGTTGCGGCCGTTGACGCTGTCGGACATCTTCAACGGGGCGGTGGCCTACGTCCGGGCCAATCCCAAAGCGACGCTGGGGTTGACGACCGTGGTCGTGGTTGCCGCACAGTTGCTTGCACTCGTCTTATCGGTCGGCCCGTTCGCCGTCGCGGGCCGGCTCGATCCGACGCTCAGCGGCCAGGAAGTATCGACCGGGCTGCTGCTCGGTTCGTCGGCGTCCAGCCTCGCAGGCGTCGTCGCCACCTGGCTGTCGTCCATCTTGTTGAGCGGCATGCTCACCGTCGTGGTGGGACGTGCCGTCTTCGGCGCCAGCATCACTGTCAAGGAGGCGTGGCAGCGGCTGCGGCCACGGCTGTGGGCGTTGATCGGCTTCACGGCGCTGCAGTTACTCGGCGCCGCTGTGTTGGTTACGGTGGTCGGGCTCATCATCGCCGGGGTCGCGGTGGCGGCCAACGGGACCGCGGCCGCTGTCGTGGGGGTGCCGTTGGTGGTCGCGCTGTTCTGCGCCGTGGTTTACCTGGTCACCATGCTGACCTTTACGCCGTCGCTCATCGTGCTGGAGCGGCTCCGAATTTTCCCCGCCATCTCGCGTTCATTCAAGTTGGTGCGCAACGACTTCTGGCGGGTTTTCGGCATCTGGTTGCTCGCCACCATCGTGGTTTCGGTGGTCGCAGGGGCGGTGTCCGTGCCGTTCAGCCTCGGCGGCCAAGTTCTGCTCACCGCAGCGCCTTCGACGATGACGCTTCTCTTCGCGCTGGTGCTGCTGTCCGTTGGCAGCGCGATTGGTCAGATCATCACCTCGCCGTTCGCCGCAGGCGTTGTCGTGCTGCTCTACACCGACCGCCGCATCCGCTCCGAGGCGTTTGACATGGTGCTGCAAACGGGCGCTTGGTTCGGGCCAGGCGCCCCTGCTGATTCCACCGACCACCTCTGGCTGACCCGCCAACCCTGACGTGCCTACCATAGACATCGACCGCGATGCCGCGCACGAGGCGGCGCAGCACGAACTCGCAAAGCCGATCTACCCCAAGGCATCCCTGATCGACCGCATCCTCGACTGGATCAACGAAATGCTCTACCGGCTGATGGAGGCCAGCGCGTCTGTGCCAGGAGGCTGGCTGACGCTCAGTGTCCTGGGGATTCTGCTGGTGGTCGCCATCGTGGTTGCAGTGCGCATCGCCCGACGGACGATGCGCACCAAGCGTGGGGGCGAGTATGCACTATTCGGTGAACACGAACTCAGCGCTGCAGAACACCGCGCCACCGCTGAACAGTATGCGGCGCAGGGTAATTGGTCAGCCGCGATCCGACATCGGCTCAGAGCCGTTGCTCGCCAGCTGGAAGAGAATGCCGTCCTCGATCCAGTCCCTGGCCGCACCGCGACCGAACTCGCCCGCGATGCGGGACGTGCCATACCGGCCTTGGCCACCGAATTGAGCAGGGCTGCAGACGCTTTCAACGACGTCACTTATGGCGAACGGCCTGGGACCGAGGCTGGTTACCGGATGATCGTCGATCTTGACAGCCATCTGAGGTCACGCACGTCGGCCGCCTCCGACGCCACGGATGCGGTGCCGGTGGCCGCCGACAGTTGGACCGAGGTGCGATGACGGCCCGCGATACGGCCGTCGGGCCGTCCGTCACCCAGCGATGGCGCGATGCTCGATGGGTGTTGCTGACCTTGGCCGTCATCGTCGCAGTGGCCGCGCTCAGTGTCTTGCTGACGGCGCCGCGACCCGGCGGCCCGATGGATCCGGAATCGACGTCATCCGAGGGCGCTCGAGCCCTGGTCACGATCCTGCGTGAGCATGGCGTGGACGTCGTTGCGGCCGACGACATCGCTGCAGTGGAATCCGCTGCGCGGCCCGACACCCTGCTCCTCATCGCGCAAACGATGTATCTATCCGACAACGACGTGCTGCGCCGGCTGGCCGCGCTACCCGGTGACCGTCTGGTGGTGTCGCCGATAGCCAGGACCCGCGAACAGCTCGCCCCCGAGGTCCGTCTCGGCGGCTCCACGATTGCCTTCGCTGATTCCAAACCCGATTGCGACCTCCGCGAGGCGAATCGCGCAGGGCGGGTGCAACTCGGCCTTGGCGATGCCTACGAGGCGGCGGGCAGCGTCCCCGTGACGCGGTGCTATGGCGGAGCGCTGGTGCGTTACACCGCCAACGGCCGTGAGATTACGGTCGTCAGCTCCGCGGATTTCATGACGAACTCCGGCCTGCTCAAGGAGGGCAACGCCGCGCTCGCAATGAACCTGGCGGGCTCACATCCGCGGTTGATCTGGTATGCGCCCCAGCACAGCGAAGGCGACGCCGAATCCGGAGGTAGCCCAGGGCTTTTCAGCCTGTTGCCTGGACAGGTCAAATGGGTGTTTCTACAGCTTGTCCTGGCGGTCGTGGCAGTGGCGCTCTGGAAAGGCCGGCGCATCGGCCCGCTGGTTGCCGAGCAGTTGCCGGTGGTGGTCCGGGCCTCGGAGACCGTCGAGGGCCGCGGACGGCTCTACCGATCGCGGCGGGCACGTGATCGTGCAGCGGACGCGCTGCGCACTGCCGCGTTGCAACGGATGACGCCACGGCTCGGTCTCGGGCACGACACCGAGCCGCCCGCGGTCGTAACGGCGGTCGCCGAACGCTGCCGATCGTCCCCACAGGCGGTGGCACACATATTGTTCGGTCCGCCGCCGGCCACCGACGCCGACTTGGTCAACCTCGCGCACGAACTCGACAACATCGAAAGGCAGGTCGCCCAATCGTGACTCAGCCAGCCGCACAGACCACCGCGACTTCGGACTCCGCGCGAAATGCCTTACTGGCCTTGCGCGGTGAGATCGCCAACGCGGTTGTTGGCCAGGACGCCGTCGTTAGTGGGCTGGTGATCGCGCTGCTGTGCCGTGGCCATGTGCTGCTCGAAGGTGTGCCAGGGGTAGCGAAGACGCTGTTGGTGCGCAGCCTCGCCGCGGCGTTGCAACTCGAATTCAAGCGCGTGCAGTTCACCCCCGACTTGATGCCGGGCGATGTGACCGGTTCGCTCGTATATGACGCCCGCACAGCAGAATTCGAGTTCCATTCCGGTCCGGTCTTCACCAATCTGCTGTTGGCGGACGAGATCAACCGAACTCCGCCCAAGACGCAGGCTGCGTTGCTGGAGGCCATGGAGGAACGTCAGGTCAGCGTCGAAGGCGAACCGCGAACCCTGCCCGACCCGTTCATCGTCGCCGCTACCCAGAACCCCATCGAGTATGAGGGCACTTACCAGTTGCCCGAGGCCCAGCTGGACCGCTTCCTGCTGAAACTCAATGTGCCTCTGCCGCCGCGCGATCAGGAGATTGCGATCCTCGACCGGCATGCGCGGGGCTTCGATCCACGCGACCTTTCTGCGGTGAAACCCGTTGCCGGTGCTGCGGAGCTAGCGGCCGCCCGGGAGGCAGTTCGTGAGGTATTGGTGGCCGATGAGGTGCTCGGCTACATCGTCGACATTGTGGCGGCGACGCGGCACTCACCGTCGCTCCAGCTGGGTGTGTCGCCACGCGGGGCGACGGCTCTGCTGGCCACGGCACGGTCGTGGGCATGGCTTTCCGGTCGCAACTACGTCACCCCGGATGACGTGAAGGCCATGGCCCGCCCAACCCTGCGCCACCGGGTGTCGCTTCGGCCGGAGGCCGAACTCGAAGGCGCCAACCCCGATGGCGTGCTCGACGGCATACTGGCGGCCGTGCCGGTGCCGCGCTGGTGATCTTGACCGGCCGCGTCGGCCTGATTGCGCTGATCTGCGTTCTGCCGATCGCGGTGTCACCGTGGCCAGCGACCACATTCGTCGTCCTGCTGGCGGCGGTGGTCGCGGGCGTCGTCGCA from Mycobacterium sp. JS623 encodes:
- a CDS encoding glycerophosphoryl diester phosphodiesterase membrane domain-containing protein — its product is MSNYAGGYPTAGPPTPGYPPRGYPPPGYLGAPSAPYQGYPPPGGYPPPGYPPPGYAPPPGYGGPPPGYGAQGGYPAAGYPPPGYPPPGHQPLGYPPPGYPPPGYGVPLALKPGVIPLRPLTLSDIFNGAVAYVRANPKATLGLTTVVVVAAQLLALVLSVGPFAVAGRLDPTLSGQEVSTGLLLGSSASSLAGVVATWLSSILLSGMLTVVVGRAVFGASITVKEAWQRLRPRLWALIGFTALQLLGAAVLVTVVGLIIAGVAVAANGTAAAVVGVPLVVALFCAVVYLVTMLTFTPSLIVLERLRIFPAISRSFKLVRNDFWRVFGIWLLATIVVSVVAGAVSVPFSLGGQVLLTAAPSTMTLLFALVLLSVGSAIGQIITSPFAAGVVVLLYTDRRIRSEAFDMVLQTGAWFGPGAPADSTDHLWLTRQP
- a CDS encoding DUF4129 domain-containing protein; translation: MPTIDIDRDAAHEAAQHELAKPIYPKASLIDRILDWINEMLYRLMEASASVPGGWLTLSVLGILLVVAIVVAVRIARRTMRTKRGGEYALFGEHELSAAEHRATAEQYAAQGNWSAAIRHRLRAVARQLEENAVLDPVPGRTATELARDAGRAIPALATELSRAADAFNDVTYGERPGTEAGYRMIVDLDSHLRSRTSAASDATDAVPVAADSWTEVR
- a CDS encoding DUF4350 domain-containing protein, whose amino-acid sequence is MTARDTAVGPSVTQRWRDARWVLLTLAVIVAVAALSVLLTAPRPGGPMDPESTSSEGARALVTILREHGVDVVAADDIAAVESAARPDTLLLIAQTMYLSDNDVLRRLAALPGDRLVVSPIARTREQLAPEVRLGGSTIAFADSKPDCDLREANRAGRVQLGLGDAYEAAGSVPVTRCYGGALVRYTANGREITVVSSADFMTNSGLLKEGNAALAMNLAGSHPRLIWYAPQHSEGDAESGGSPGLFSLLPGQVKWVFLQLVLAVVAVALWKGRRIGPLVAEQLPVVVRASETVEGRGRLYRSRRARDRAADALRTAALQRMTPRLGLGHDTEPPAVVTAVAERCRSSPQAVAHILFGPPPATDADLVNLAHELDNIERQVAQS
- a CDS encoding AAA family ATPase, whose product is MTQPAAQTTATSDSARNALLALRGEIANAVVGQDAVVSGLVIALLCRGHVLLEGVPGVAKTLLVRSLAAALQLEFKRVQFTPDLMPGDVTGSLVYDARTAEFEFHSGPVFTNLLLADEINRTPPKTQAALLEAMEERQVSVEGEPRTLPDPFIVAATQNPIEYEGTYQLPEAQLDRFLLKLNVPLPPRDQEIAILDRHARGFDPRDLSAVKPVAGAAELAAAREAVREVLVADEVLGYIVDIVAATRHSPSLQLGVSPRGATALLATARSWAWLSGRNYVTPDDVKAMARPTLRHRVSLRPEAELEGANPDGVLDGILAAVPVPRW